In a single window of the Streptomyces sp. CGMCC 4.7035 genome:
- a CDS encoding GOLPH3/VPS74 family protein, with product MGRSRRTLPEELLLLALDPATGTTAQPQSLDLGLAGAQLVELALAGRIAPDGDRIAVVAPRPTGDPTLDCALELLRRRGAPVRAVHWIGGPRLGLRQTYLSHLERCGMVAAVPGQMCGVLPTTRYQATDTAISREIRSRLDSAIRTGVPPDPRTAALAALAHAVGLGKHLYPGNEGRSSRSRLRDLIRHDPMGGLVAHAVMDVQNGVAAQPRRSPAPAGRQAAGARPAAEPARGVPMQPRRGSMARVVAH from the coding sequence ATGGGCAGGAGCCGCAGAACACTTCCGGAAGAGCTTCTGCTGCTGGCATTGGACCCGGCCACGGGTACCACTGCGCAGCCGCAGTCGCTCGACCTCGGCCTGGCCGGAGCACAGCTAGTGGAGCTGGCGCTGGCCGGACGGATAGCCCCAGACGGGGATCGTATCGCCGTGGTGGCACCACGGCCGACTGGAGATCCAACTCTGGATTGCGCGTTGGAGTTGCTGCGTAGGCGCGGCGCTCCCGTACGGGCCGTCCACTGGATCGGCGGGCCGCGTCTCGGGCTACGCCAGACCTACCTCTCGCATCTGGAGCGGTGCGGCATGGTTGCCGCCGTACCGGGCCAGATGTGCGGAGTGCTGCCGACGACTCGTTACCAGGCGACGGACACCGCCATCAGCCGGGAGATCCGTTCCCGGCTGGATTCCGCGATCCGCACCGGCGTTCCGCCGGACCCGCGGACCGCGGCGCTCGCCGCACTGGCGCACGCGGTCGGCCTCGGCAAGCACCTGTATCCGGGCAACGAGGGACGCTCGTCCCGTTCCCGGCTGCGGGATCTGATCAGGCACGACCCCATGGGCGGCCTCGTGGCGCACGCCGTGATGGACGTCCAGAACGGCGTGGCCGCACAGCCGCGCCGCAGCCCGGCCCCCGCCGGCCGCCAGGCCGCCGGAGCCAGGCCCGCAGCGGAACCCGCCCGCGGTGTTCCGATGCAGCCGCGCCGCGGCTCCATGGCGCGCGTCGTGGCCCACTGA
- a CDS encoding D-alanyl-D-alanine carboxypeptidase, giving the protein MAGESPDRSNQHGSSAEPTSGSGTSVPGPAAADRDPRLAMTGEKVRVDQATAVFSTRALRDSAGSAVAEAGAGSGSGARRGNGVGGDEQRRATLASWVRTADESETENESETESGAGAEGEAEGASEAESGREPEDVAEDAESEGAGAESGDGVAPGSGDESGAGSKAGAAGGTSEGVPSDDAPSGDAEDEPTGKAVRESSEKAAEEPVERSSEGAAKGEEPGGENAAEGEGAGAAATKAASASEGKAGKEGGSVADAADEQVPEAGAKSAAEDASEAKAAAKAEGRDAPKAEDKSKKDAPEADEKGEEDAPEAESKTEGTPKAEGKDGSKGETEAVEGSTAPKSPVDQPTAVFKAMRRPAVDQPTTMLKFGGAKKSDTPTGKADSDTAAESPTSNAEKADEAGKEDETVKAAETGKAAEADKSGEQPADKRPADKEPADKEPADKQPADKRPAPAVDQPTTMLKLGDAKPSGKSGNKAAAKPSWVTADEPDAPTSDKPDGSDKSGKSDTADKPKPTTPGAKSSAEPAAEPDSERTSRFVALKPLDEPRSAVPAADATAALPQVGPERTTQQPLPPKPPLDLLAELTNTPPPPETALRTAVRRIKIWTPLAILLVIVFAVVQSVRPLPSPKLDLTAKATYTFEGGKASIPWPSKGQGALDVQGVGSFGSSGEQKPQPIASVAKVMTTYLILRDHPFKSGAGAKIKVDQKAEKQSDAGDESTVNVRAGDTITEKEALEGVLIASANNVARLLARWDAGSEKAFVSKMNAAAKDLGMTDTTYTDPSGLEKTTVSTAVDQVKLAKAAMKDETFREIARMMEYTDYKGDKHPNWNHLVGSNNVIGIKTGTTTAAGGNLVFAATKKVGGEDRTIIGAVVGQGPKNNSILEGALDAGDKLIRAGQAALKSATILKKGDVVGYVDDGLGGRTPVVVTKDVTAVGWAGLDVQLSFISNDLPHSAKAGTEVGTLTVGDGEGGVSGAVRVPVALQKDLVEPGFKDKLTRLG; this is encoded by the coding sequence GTGGCGGGCGAGTCCCCCGACAGGTCGAATCAGCACGGGTCGTCGGCGGAACCGACGTCGGGGAGCGGGACTTCGGTTCCCGGTCCGGCCGCGGCCGACCGTGACCCCCGGCTCGCGATGACCGGCGAGAAGGTGCGGGTCGACCAGGCGACGGCGGTGTTCTCCACGCGGGCGCTGCGTGACTCCGCCGGTTCGGCCGTGGCCGAGGCCGGTGCGGGGTCCGGGAGCGGCGCGAGGCGCGGGAACGGCGTGGGGGGCGACGAGCAGAGGCGTGCCACGCTGGCTTCCTGGGTACGGACTGCGGACGAGAGCGAAACCGAGAACGAGAGCGAAACCGAGAGCGGGGCCGGGGCCGAGGGCGAGGCTGAGGGCGCGTCGGAGGCGGAGTCCGGGCGCGAGCCGGAGGACGTGGCCGAGGACGCCGAGAGCGAGGGTGCCGGGGCCGAGTCGGGCGACGGTGTCGCGCCGGGTTCCGGGGACGAGTCGGGTGCCGGGTCCAAGGCGGGCGCGGCGGGCGGGACTTCCGAGGGTGTGCCCTCCGACGATGCGCCGTCCGGCGATGCGGAGGACGAGCCCACCGGGAAGGCGGTGCGCGAGTCGTCCGAGAAGGCCGCGGAGGAGCCCGTGGAGCGGTCCTCCGAGGGGGCCGCGAAGGGCGAGGAGCCCGGCGGGGAGAACGCCGCTGAGGGCGAGGGCGCGGGTGCGGCCGCCACGAAGGCCGCTTCCGCCTCCGAGGGCAAGGCGGGGAAGGAAGGCGGCTCCGTCGCCGACGCCGCGGACGAGCAGGTGCCGGAGGCCGGCGCCAAGTCGGCGGCCGAGGATGCCTCCGAGGCGAAGGCCGCTGCCAAGGCCGAGGGCAGGGACGCCCCCAAGGCCGAGGACAAGAGCAAGAAGGACGCCCCCGAGGCCGACGAGAAGGGCGAGGAGGACGCCCCCGAGGCCGAGTCCAAGACCGAGGGCACCCCCAAGGCCGAAGGCAAGGACGGCTCCAAGGGCGAGACCGAGGCCGTGGAAGGCTCCACCGCCCCCAAGTCCCCCGTGGACCAGCCCACCGCCGTCTTCAAGGCCATGCGGCGGCCGGCCGTGGACCAGCCCACGACCATGCTCAAGTTCGGCGGCGCCAAGAAGTCCGACACGCCCACCGGCAAGGCGGATTCGGACACGGCGGCCGAGTCGCCCACGTCGAATGCCGAAAAGGCGGACGAGGCGGGCAAGGAAGACGAGACGGTCAAGGCGGCCGAGACGGGCAAGGCGGCCGAGGCGGACAAGTCCGGCGAGCAGCCTGCCGACAAGCGGCCTGCCGACAAGGAGCCGGCCGACAAGGAGCCGGCCGACAAGCAGCCCGCCGACAAGCGGCCCGCTCCGGCCGTGGACCAGCCCACGACCATGCTCAAGCTCGGCGATGCCAAGCCGTCCGGCAAGTCCGGGAACAAGGCTGCCGCCAAGCCGAGCTGGGTGACGGCCGACGAGCCGGACGCCCCCACGTCCGATAAGCCGGACGGGTCCGACAAGTCAGGCAAGTCCGACACCGCGGACAAGCCCAAGCCCACCACCCCTGGCGCCAAGTCCTCCGCCGAGCCGGCCGCCGAGCCCGACTCCGAACGCACCAGCAGGTTCGTCGCGCTGAAGCCGCTGGACGAGCCGAGGTCCGCCGTCCCCGCCGCCGACGCGACCGCCGCGCTGCCTCAGGTCGGCCCCGAGCGCACCACGCAGCAGCCGCTGCCGCCGAAGCCGCCGCTGGACCTGCTCGCCGAGCTGACGAACACCCCGCCGCCCCCGGAGACGGCGCTGCGCACGGCCGTCCGCCGGATAAAGATCTGGACCCCGCTGGCGATCCTGCTGGTGATCGTCTTTGCGGTCGTACAGTCGGTGCGCCCGCTGCCCTCTCCCAAGCTCGACCTCACCGCCAAGGCCACCTACACGTTCGAAGGCGGCAAGGCGTCCATCCCGTGGCCGTCGAAGGGGCAGGGCGCTCTCGATGTCCAGGGCGTCGGTTCCTTCGGCTCGTCCGGCGAGCAGAAGCCCCAGCCGATCGCCAGCGTCGCCAAGGTCATGACCACGTACCTGATCCTGCGTGACCACCCGTTCAAGAGCGGCGCGGGCGCGAAGATCAAGGTCGACCAGAAGGCCGAGAAGCAGTCGGACGCGGGCGACGAGTCCACGGTCAACGTGCGCGCGGGCGACACCATCACCGAGAAGGAGGCCCTGGAGGGCGTTCTGATCGCTTCCGCGAACAACGTGGCCCGACTGCTCGCACGTTGGGACGCCGGTTCCGAGAAGGCGTTCGTGAGCAAGATGAACGCCGCCGCCAAGGACCTCGGCATGACCGACACGACGTACACGGACCCCTCGGGTCTGGAGAAGACGACGGTCAGCACGGCCGTGGACCAGGTGAAGCTCGCGAAGGCCGCGATGAAGGACGAGACCTTCCGTGAGATCGCCCGCATGATGGAGTACACCGACTACAAGGGCGACAAGCACCCCAACTGGAACCACCTGGTCGGCTCCAACAACGTCATCGGCATCAAGACCGGCACCACGACCGCGGCCGGCGGCAACCTCGTCTTCGCGGCGACCAAGAAGGTCGGCGGTGAGGACAGGACCATCATCGGCGCGGTCGTCGGCCAGGGCCCCAAGAACAACAGCATCCTCGAGGGGGCCCTGGACGCGGGTGACAAGCTGATCCGCGCCGGGCAGGCCGCGCTGAAGTCGGCGACGATCCTGAAGAAGGGCGACGTCGTCGGGTACGTCGACGACGGCCTCGGCGGCCGTACGCCGGTCGTGGTCACCAAGGACGTCACGGCCGTCGGCTGGGCCGGCCTCGACGTGCAACTGTCCTTCATCTCGAACGACCTGCCGCATTCCGCGAAGGCCGGCACCGAGGTGGGCACGCTCACCGTGGGTGACGGTGAGGGTGGCGTGAGCGGCGCGGTGAGGGTGCCGGTCGCTCTTCAGAAGGATCTCGTCGAGCCGGGCTTCAAGGACAAGCTGACCCGTCTGGGCTGA
- a CDS encoding MerR family transcriptional regulator — MNDDLLTIGAFAARSRLSPKALRLYDRLGLLAPAYVDEASGYRYYRADQIERARTVALLRQLDMPLARIADVVTAHESDGVRASALLADYWAGVEERIAAQRALAEYLRGRLSGRSSEMYGKFVVETVDVPEQVLITETRHTLVDELPAWIGASLGRLEEAAKECGGVTASPFVVYHAEVTQESDGPAEACVPVADEAAARVWAEGRGRAWETRVRVSPAQRLAYTRITKAQVAQPQILAAFEAVEAWIAERGLEYAGPCREVYFADWDAAGPEDVVCDVAFPVK; from the coding sequence GTGAACGACGATCTGCTCACCATCGGCGCGTTCGCCGCCCGCTCGCGGCTGTCGCCGAAGGCACTGCGGCTGTACGACCGGCTGGGGCTGCTGGCGCCCGCGTACGTCGACGAGGCGAGCGGCTACCGCTACTACCGGGCCGACCAGATCGAACGTGCCCGTACGGTCGCACTGCTGCGCCAACTCGACATGCCGCTCGCGCGGATCGCCGACGTGGTGACGGCGCACGAGTCGGACGGCGTACGGGCGTCCGCGCTCCTCGCCGACTACTGGGCCGGCGTCGAGGAACGGATCGCCGCGCAGCGGGCCCTCGCCGAGTACCTCCGTGGACGACTGTCGGGGAGGAGCTCCGAGATGTACGGGAAGTTCGTGGTCGAGACGGTGGACGTGCCGGAGCAGGTGCTGATCACCGAGACACGGCACACGCTGGTGGACGAACTGCCGGCGTGGATCGGCGCGTCGCTGGGGCGTCTCGAGGAGGCGGCGAAGGAGTGCGGCGGGGTGACCGCGTCGCCGTTCGTCGTCTACCACGCGGAGGTGACACAGGAGAGCGACGGCCCGGCGGAGGCGTGTGTGCCGGTGGCCGACGAGGCGGCGGCACGGGTGTGGGCCGAGGGACGGGGGCGGGCGTGGGAGACACGGGTGCGGGTCTCACCGGCGCAGCGGCTCGCGTACACGCGGATCACCAAGGCGCAGGTGGCGCAGCCGCAGATCCTGGCGGCGTTCGAGGCGGTGGAGGCGTGGATCGCGGAGCGAGGGCTGGAGTATGCGGGGCCCTGCCGGGAGGTGTACTTCGCGGACTGGGATGCGGCCGGGCCGGAGGACGTGGTGTGTGATGTGGCGTTCCCTGTGAAGTGA
- a CDS encoding ArsR/SmtB family transcription factor, which translates to MGLWYLNADTLAGSRFVLSPLAEVFASLKLLHASAASHPGERAWLDAHLSAYRRRLAADPVTALLVRSGLGKEWIADFLTPTPRDGESFEEGVARIRAACPDAARAHLTVSLRGPLPARLDRDDLPARAADLLTYVWTETVRPYWDRRRRILEADVVARTAQLSRGGWAAAVDTLRPGRTRWLGGNRLQINLHEYPPREISGAELLFVPVTPQTGWVSWEEPDRYAVIYPCAGVLAQGPRTAVPASLGALLGPARAGVLVLLDSPMSTSQLVAVTGQGLGSVGRHLKVLLDARLVERRRAGRSVLYSRTAAGEVLVTAQRQG; encoded by the coding sequence ATGGGCCTCTGGTACCTCAACGCCGACACCCTCGCCGGGAGCCGGTTCGTGCTCTCGCCGCTCGCCGAGGTCTTCGCGAGCTTGAAGCTGCTGCACGCGTCCGCCGCCTCCCACCCCGGGGAACGGGCCTGGCTCGACGCCCATCTGTCCGCCTACCGCCGACGGCTGGCCGCCGATCCCGTGACCGCGCTGCTCGTCCGCAGCGGGCTCGGGAAGGAGTGGATCGCCGACTTCCTCACCCCCACCCCGAGGGACGGGGAGAGCTTCGAGGAGGGCGTCGCCCGCATCCGCGCGGCCTGCCCTGACGCGGCCCGCGCCCATCTCACCGTCTCGCTGCGCGGCCCGCTCCCCGCCCGCCTGGACCGCGACGACCTGCCCGCCCGCGCCGCCGATCTGCTCACCTACGTGTGGACGGAGACCGTACGACCGTACTGGGACCGGCGACGGCGCATCCTGGAGGCGGATGTGGTCGCGCGGACCGCGCAGCTCAGCCGGGGCGGCTGGGCGGCCGCGGTGGACACCCTGCGACCGGGCCGGACGCGCTGGCTCGGCGGCAACCGGCTCCAGATCAACCTCCACGAGTACCCGCCGCGCGAGATCTCCGGCGCCGAGCTGCTCTTCGTCCCCGTCACCCCCCAGACCGGCTGGGTGTCCTGGGAGGAACCCGACCGGTACGCCGTCATCTACCCGTGCGCGGGCGTGCTGGCCCAGGGGCCGCGCACGGCGGTGCCGGCGAGCCTCGGCGCGCTGCTCGGGCCGGCCCGGGCGGGGGTCCTCGTCCTCCTCGACTCCCCCATGAGCACGAGCCAGTTGGTCGCCGTGACCGGACAGGGGCTCGGCTCGGTCGGGCGGCACCTCAAGGTGCTGCTGGACGCACGACTGGTGGAGCGGCGGCGGGCGGGACGGTCGGTGCTGTATTCCCGTACGGCCGCCGGTGAGGTGCTCGTCACAGCGCAGCGGCAGGGCTGA
- a CDS encoding VOC family protein, producing MLGTAFRTGSPNWIDLGSPDTDAAAAFYGAVFGWQFVSAGPDAGGYGFFQKEGKTVGAVGPLTEEGAKSAWTTYFQSDDIQATARDVVAGGGSVRTEPMDVMGEGWMAQFTDPQGARFAVWQPGRTKGLEKTSEDNTLVWVELHVADPEAAIRFYKGLFGWRSAVMQAPGLTYQVLSIRDGDQQEGAFGGVAPLQGEQGETRWVPYFAVADADAVVAAVQGNGGTVVVPAADVPEVGRIAWLGDPSQAVFAVLKPNPRQG from the coding sequence ATGCTCGGCACCGCCTTTCGCACCGGCTCACCCAACTGGATCGACCTCGGCAGCCCCGACACGGACGCGGCTGCCGCCTTCTACGGCGCCGTCTTCGGGTGGCAGTTCGTGTCCGCCGGGCCCGATGCGGGCGGGTACGGCTTCTTCCAGAAGGAGGGGAAGACCGTCGGCGCCGTCGGGCCGCTGACCGAGGAGGGAGCCAAGTCGGCCTGGACGACGTACTTCCAGAGTGACGACATCCAGGCCACCGCCCGGGACGTGGTCGCCGGCGGGGGCAGTGTGCGCACCGAACCCATGGACGTGATGGGCGAGGGCTGGATGGCCCAGTTCACCGATCCCCAGGGGGCCCGGTTCGCCGTATGGCAGCCCGGGAGGACCAAGGGCCTGGAGAAGACGTCCGAGGACAACACGCTCGTGTGGGTGGAGCTGCACGTAGCCGATCCGGAAGCAGCAATCCGCTTCTACAAAGGGCTGTTCGGCTGGCGCTCCGCGGTGATGCAGGCACCTGGCCTGACGTACCAGGTACTCAGCATCAGGGACGGTGACCAGCAGGAGGGGGCCTTCGGCGGCGTGGCGCCGCTTCAGGGTGAGCAGGGGGAGACGCGCTGGGTGCCGTACTTCGCCGTGGCCGACGCGGATGCCGTCGTCGCGGCGGTGCAGGGGAACGGCGGGACCGTCGTCGTGCCGGCCGCAGACGTGCCGGAGGTCGGGCGCATCGCCTGGCTGGGGGATCCGAGCCAGGCGGTGTTCGCCGTGCTGAAGCCGAACCCGCGCCAGGGCTGA
- a CDS encoding MFS transporter, producing MRSYSDLFRTREFTPLFLSTSLQTAASTVGGLALGTLVYRATDSPLLSAVSMFGPQLAQVVGATTLLSAADRLPPRATLTGIACAFAAGTAAMAAPGLPVGAVFALLLLLGLIQSLGGGVRWGLLNEVLSKDGYLLGRSVFNMMSGLLQIAGYATGGVLVVLLSPRTTLVVASGLYLAAALGTRFGLTRRAPRTSGRPSIARTWRTNALLWSSPPRRTTYLLLWIPNGLVVGCESLYVSYAPDRAGALFACAAFGMFVGDVTTGRLLPPALRRRLGIPFLLLLAAPYLLFVLHPAVPVAAACAALASVGFGASLIQQERLMALTPEELSGHALGLHSAGMLTMQGVSAALAGAVAQLASPGAAMTVMAAASITVTLTLAALARRQQPRRAAEVPVASGAESVGPPAG from the coding sequence ATGCGCAGCTACTCCGACCTCTTCCGCACCCGGGAGTTCACCCCGCTGTTCCTGTCCACCTCGCTCCAGACGGCCGCCTCCACGGTCGGCGGCCTGGCGCTCGGCACGCTGGTGTACCGGGCCACCGACTCGCCCCTGCTCTCCGCGGTGAGCATGTTCGGTCCGCAGCTGGCGCAGGTCGTGGGCGCGACGACGCTGCTGTCGGCGGCGGACCGGCTGCCGCCGCGCGCGACGCTGACCGGTATCGCCTGCGCGTTCGCGGCCGGTACGGCGGCGATGGCGGCGCCGGGCCTGCCGGTCGGTGCCGTCTTCGCTCTGCTTCTGCTTCTCGGGCTGATCCAGTCGCTCGGCGGCGGGGTCCGCTGGGGCCTGCTCAACGAGGTCCTGTCCAAGGACGGCTATCTGCTGGGCCGTTCGGTCTTCAACATGATGAGCGGTCTTCTGCAGATCGCCGGGTACGCGACGGGCGGCGTCCTGGTGGTGCTGCTCTCCCCCCGCACGACACTCGTCGTCGCCTCGGGCCTGTACCTCGCGGCGGCCCTGGGCACCAGGTTCGGCCTGACCCGCCGGGCCCCCCGTACCTCCGGCCGCCCCTCGATCGCGCGGACCTGGCGCACCAACGCGTTGCTGTGGTCGTCCCCGCCGCGCCGGACGACGTACCTGCTGCTCTGGATCCCCAACGGCCTGGTGGTCGGCTGCGAGTCGCTGTACGTCTCCTACGCGCCGGACCGCGCGGGCGCGCTGTTCGCGTGCGCGGCGTTCGGGATGTTCGTCGGGGACGTCACGACGGGCCGCCTCCTGCCGCCCGCGCTGCGCCGCCGCCTCGGCATCCCGTTCCTGTTGCTCCTGGCGGCCCCGTATCTGTTGTTCGTCCTGCACCCCGCGGTGCCCGTGGCGGCGGCCTGCGCGGCGCTGGCCTCGGTCGGCTTCGGCGCGAGCCTGATCCAGCAGGAACGCCTGATGGCCCTGACCCCGGAGGAACTGAGCGGCCACGCCCTGGGCCTGCACTCGGCGGGCATGCTCACGATGCAGGGCGTGAGTGCGGCGCTGGCGGGGGCGGTGGCCCAACTCGCCTCGCCGGGAGCGGCGATGACGGTGATGGCGGCGGCGTCGATCACGGTGACGTTGACGCTGGCCGCCCTGGCCAGGCGCCAACAGCCGCGCCGAGCCGCCGAGGTGCCGGTTGCGTCGGGTGCGGAGAGTGTGGGTCCGCCCGCCGGCTGA
- a CDS encoding glycosyltransferase family protein encodes MATAEPTHADDADPGRSPDGAPAPRIPRGAPTAEPRLRALMTRLASSRGADLARRHPVLAVTALAGALHLIWFFTFANSGGDLAAQDAWAEFVGRHPDSAYNLAWYGGMHPVSYSVVSPYLMSLLGVRTTMMIAGTISAGLLMLVLIRSRAVREPWWPVLAGVFALLCNAISGRVTFALGTAFALGATAVVFCWPYRWRYKRWAKALCAAPLAALATMSSPVAGLFVGLIAVALFLQKRRPGAWALGLAPAAVVGVSAWLFPFSGTQPMTWGSVILPFLYSVLVYFLVPTEWKTVRITAAVYGLSVLLVWLISSQIGSNITRLAMLFAGVVLVAALPFTVPHSRKWYAAVLALISFAGWLGFKTVDDIIHTTPAASWARELAPLVNQLQVVGAEKGRVEVVPARSHREASALAPYVNLARGWNRQADMERNPLFYDDTLNSANYHSWLQRWAVHYVVLPKGEPDGDGGQRERQLVQRGMPYLRQIWGDANWQLFAVTDPTPLADPPAVVDRADQGELTIQVKKAGRVLIRIPYSPWLGLVDAQGKGVKPPQETEASKHREEGTPKTYDNLNGCLMEAPEDASGDKWTELLAPSPGTYHLGAPYQLPRGTPCPEELR; translated from the coding sequence GTGGCCACAGCGGAGCCGACACACGCTGACGACGCCGATCCGGGCCGTTCCCCGGACGGGGCACCGGCCCCGCGAATACCGCGCGGCGCACCCACCGCGGAGCCCCGCCTCCGCGCCCTGATGACCCGGCTGGCGTCCTCCCGCGGCGCGGACCTGGCCCGCCGCCACCCGGTCCTCGCGGTCACGGCCCTCGCCGGGGCACTGCACCTCATTTGGTTCTTCACTTTCGCGAACAGCGGCGGCGACCTCGCGGCGCAGGACGCGTGGGCGGAGTTCGTGGGACGGCACCCGGACTCGGCGTACAACCTCGCCTGGTACGGCGGCATGCACCCGGTGTCGTACAGCGTGGTGTCGCCGTATCTGATGTCGCTCCTCGGCGTCCGTACGACGATGATGATCGCGGGGACGATCTCGGCCGGGCTGCTGATGCTGGTCCTCATCCGCAGTCGTGCGGTGCGCGAACCGTGGTGGCCGGTCCTGGCCGGGGTGTTCGCGCTGCTGTGCAACGCCATCTCCGGGCGCGTGACGTTCGCTCTGGGGACGGCCTTCGCGCTGGGCGCGACGGCGGTCGTCTTCTGCTGGCCCTACCGCTGGCGCTACAAACGCTGGGCGAAGGCGCTGTGCGCCGCGCCGCTGGCCGCGCTGGCCACGATGTCGTCCCCGGTGGCGGGTCTGTTCGTCGGCCTGATCGCGGTGGCGCTGTTCCTCCAGAAGCGCCGCCCGGGTGCGTGGGCGCTGGGCCTGGCACCGGCCGCGGTGGTCGGGGTGTCGGCCTGGCTGTTCCCGTTCTCCGGTACCCAGCCGATGACGTGGGGGTCGGTGATCCTGCCCTTCCTCTACTCCGTCCTGGTCTACTTCCTGGTCCCGACGGAGTGGAAGACGGTACGGATCACGGCGGCGGTGTACGGACTCTCCGTGCTCCTCGTCTGGCTGATCAGCTCCCAGATCGGCTCGAACATCACACGGCTCGCGATGCTGTTCGCGGGGGTGGTGCTGGTCGCGGCGCTGCCGTTCACGGTGCCGCACAGCCGGAAGTGGTACGCCGCCGTCCTCGCGCTCATCAGCTTCGCCGGCTGGCTCGGCTTCAAGACCGTCGACGACATCATCCACACGACCCCGGCGGCGTCCTGGGCGCGCGAGCTGGCACCGCTGGTCAACCAGCTCCAGGTGGTGGGCGCGGAGAAGGGCCGAGTGGAGGTCGTCCCCGCCCGCTCGCACCGCGAGGCGTCGGCGCTGGCCCCGTACGTGAACCTGGCCCGCGGCTGGAACCGGCAGGCCGACATGGAGCGCAACCCGCTCTTCTACGACGACACGCTCAACTCCGCCAATTACCACTCCTGGCTCCAGCGCTGGGCGGTGCACTACGTGGTGCTGCCGAAGGGGGAGCCGGACGGGGACGGCGGCCAACGCGAACGCCAGCTCGTCCAGCGGGGCATGCCGTATCTGAGGCAGATCTGGGGCGACGCGAACTGGCAGCTGTTCGCGGTGACCGACCCCACTCCGCTGGCGGACCCGCCGGCGGTCGTCGACCGGGCGGACCAGGGCGAACTGACGATCCAGGTGAAGAAGGCGGGTCGCGTCCTCATCCGCATCCCGTACTCGCCGTGGCTGGGCCTGGTCGACGCGCAGGGCAAGGGAGTCAAACCGCCCCAGGAGACGGAGGCGTCCAAGCACCGCGAGGAGGGCACGCCGAAGACGTACGACAACCTCAACGGCTGCCTGATGGAAGCGCCCGAGGACGCGTCGGGCGACAAGTGGACGGAACTGCTGGCCCCGTCCCCGGGCACGTACCACTTGGGGGCGCCGTACCAGCTGCCGCGGGGGACTCCTTGTCCGGAAGAGCTGAGGTAA
- a CDS encoding GYD domain-containing protein, producing the protein MPKFLIQATYTPEGTKGLLKEGASGRGAAVDQAVTGLGGQVEAMYFAFGEDDIVLIVDFPDPVSMAAVSLSVKASGALHTRATPLLTLDEIDEAARRQVAFRAPGR; encoded by the coding sequence ATGCCGAAGTTCCTCATCCAGGCCACCTACACGCCCGAGGGCACCAAGGGTCTGCTCAAGGAAGGGGCGAGTGGCCGCGGCGCCGCCGTCGACCAGGCCGTCACCGGCCTCGGCGGGCAGGTCGAGGCCATGTACTTCGCCTTCGGGGAGGACGACATCGTGCTCATCGTCGACTTCCCCGACCCGGTCTCCATGGCCGCCGTCAGCCTCTCCGTCAAGGCCAGCGGAGCCCTCCACACCCGGGCCACCCCTCTCCTCACCCTCGACGAGATCGATGAGGCCGCCCGTCGGCAGGTCGCCTTTCGCGCCCCCGGCAGGTGA
- a CDS encoding glutathione peroxidase, which translates to MTTTDNILDVEIGALEGGSADLSQYAGKAVLVVNVASKCGLTPQYAGLERLQERYAPLGFTVLGVPCNQFLGQEPGSAEEIAEFCSATYGVTFPMTEKIEVNGDGRHALYDGLVGFADAEGHSGDIRWNFEKFLVGKDGQVVARFSPQTEPESAEVLAAVEKAIA; encoded by the coding sequence ATGACGACTACAGACAACATCCTCGACGTCGAGATCGGCGCCCTTGAGGGCGGTTCCGCGGACCTGTCCCAGTACGCGGGCAAGGCCGTCCTCGTGGTGAACGTGGCCTCCAAGTGCGGGCTGACCCCGCAGTACGCGGGCCTGGAGCGGCTCCAGGAGCGGTACGCGCCGCTGGGCTTCACCGTGCTCGGCGTGCCCTGCAACCAGTTCCTCGGGCAGGAGCCCGGGAGCGCCGAGGAGATCGCGGAGTTCTGCTCGGCGACGTACGGCGTGACCTTCCCGATGACCGAGAAGATCGAAGTGAACGGCGACGGGCGGCACGCGCTGTACGACGGTCTCGTCGGTTTCGCGGACGCCGAGGGGCACAGCGGGGACATCCGCTGGAACTTCGAGAAGTTCCTGGTCGGGAAGGACGGGCAGGTCGTGGCCCGGTTCTCGCCGCAGACGGAGCCGGAGTCGGCCGAGGTGCTGGCGGCAGTGGAGAAGGCGATCGCCTGA